A window of the Pseudodesulfovibrio sp. JC047 genome harbors these coding sequences:
- a CDS encoding type Z 30S ribosomal protein S14 produces MAKTSLRVKARRKPKFKVRAYNRCPICGRPRAFLRHYGICRICFRNKALAGELPGVRKASW; encoded by the coding sequence GTGGCCAAAACAAGCTTACGTGTTAAGGCACGCCGCAAACCCAAGTTCAAGGTCCGCGCATATAATCGTTGTCCGATTTGTGGCCGTCCTCGAGCTTTTCTGAGGCATTATGGCATCTGCCGTATTTGCTTCCGTAACAAGGCTCTCGCTGGAGAACTTCCCGGCGTCCGCAAGGCGAGCTGGTAA
- the rplE gene encoding 50S ribosomal protein L5 — MTRLETVYNEKVVPELLKEYGYSSSMEIPRMTKISLNIGLGEASQNSKLIEPAVKELTAIAGQKAVVTLAKKSIAQFKLREGLPVGTRVTLRGDVMWDFFDKLVSFALPRVRDFRGIPDRGFDGRGNFTMGIKEHTIFPELDIDRVEMVKGMNVTVCTTAKTDKEGKSLLDLLGMPFKK, encoded by the coding sequence ATGACACGTCTCGAGACAGTATATAATGAAAAGGTCGTCCCCGAACTCTTGAAAGAGTACGGTTATTCCTCTTCCATGGAGATTCCTCGCATGACGAAGATCTCCTTGAACATCGGACTTGGTGAAGCGAGCCAGAATAGCAAGCTCATCGAACCCGCTGTGAAGGAATTGACCGCCATCGCAGGCCAAAAAGCCGTTGTGACCCTGGCAAAAAAGTCCATCGCTCAGTTCAAGCTGCGCGAAGGTCTGCCGGTCGGTACTCGCGTCACTTTGCGCGGCGATGTAATGTGGGACTTTTTTGACAAGCTCGTGAGCTTTGCTCTGCCCCGTGTCCGCGACTTTCGCGGTATCCCTGATCGTGGTTTTGACGGTCGTGGTAACTTCACAATGGGCATCAAGGAACACACCATCTTCCCTGAGCTTGACATTGATAGAGTAGAGATGGTGAAGGGCATGAACGTGACAGTGTGCACGACCGCTAAGACCGATAAGGAAGGCAAAAGCCTCCTCGATCTGCTCGGTATGCCCTTTAAAAAGTAG
- the rplX gene encoding 50S ribosomal protein L24, producing MMKTKIRKDDKVMVIAGKDKGKIGKVLKILKKQDKVLVEKVNMVQRHTKANPYAQQPGGIIEKEAPIHVSNVAIVCDACTKPTRVGYKKTEDGKKVRFCKKCNETFK from the coding sequence ATGATGAAGACTAAAATTCGCAAAGACGACAAAGTCATGGTCATCGCCGGCAAGGACAAGGGTAAGATCGGTAAGGTGTTGAAGATTCTCAAGAAGCAGGACAAAGTCCTGGTTGAGAAGGTGAATATGGTCCAGCGCCACACCAAAGCCAACCCCTATGCCCAGCAACCCGGCGGTATTATCGAGAAGGAAGCCCCGATCCATGTATCCAATGTGGCTATTGTATGCGACGCATGCACCAAGCCCACGCGGGTCGGGTACAAGAAGACTGAAGATGGAAAGAAGGTTCGCTTCTGCAAGAAGTGCAACGAAACCTTCAAGTAG
- the rplN gene encoding 50S ribosomal protein L14, producing MIQVESRLDVADNSGAKEVLCIKVLGGSKRRYASVGDIIVVSVKEAMPHSKVKKGSVMKAVVVRTKKELGRPDGSYIKFDNNSAVLLNSGMDPVGTRIFGPVARELRAAGFMKIVSLAPEVL from the coding sequence ATGATACAAGTTGAATCCAGACTCGACGTTGCTGACAACTCTGGGGCCAAAGAGGTCCTGTGCATCAAGGTGCTTGGTGGTTCCAAGCGCCGTTACGCCAGCGTCGGTGATATTATTGTAGTGTCCGTCAAAGAGGCCATGCCCCATTCCAAAGTGAAGAAGGGCTCGGTCATGAAGGCAGTTGTCGTTCGCACCAAGAAGGAACTCGGTCGTCCCGACGGTTCCTACATCAAGTTCGACAACAATTCCGCCGTTCTGCTTAACTCAGGCATGGATCCTGTGGGAACCCGTATTTTCGGACCCGTGGCCCGTGAACTGCGTGCAGCCGGCTTCATGAAGATCGTTTCCCTCGCTCCCGAGGTCCTGTAA
- the rpsQ gene encoding 30S ribosomal protein S17, giving the protein MAEFKYQGNKRVLTGLVISDKADKTIVVRVETLVKHPLLKKYIRRRKKFMAHDPANDCGVGDKVQIVESRPMSRRKRWHLVQILEKAV; this is encoded by the coding sequence ATGGCTGAGTTTAAATACCAAGGCAACAAGCGCGTGCTCACCGGCTTGGTGATCTCCGACAAGGCAGACAAGACGATTGTCGTCCGTGTCGAGACACTGGTGAAGCATCCGCTGCTGAAGAAGTACATTCGCCGCCGCAAAAAATTCATGGCCCATGATCCGGCTAATGATTGTGGTGTTGGCGACAAGGTGCAGATTGTCGAATCGAGGCCCATGTCCCGCCGTAAACGGTGGCATTTGGTGCAAATTCTCGAAAAGGCCGTCTAG